A genomic stretch from uncultured Pseudodesulfovibrio sp. includes:
- the rho gene encoding transcription termination factor Rho, with protein sequence MNLTELKLKSMKALTELAMEFGVENPSTMRKQELIFSLLQECASQDGQIFGEGVLEILPDGFGFLRSPMYSYMAGPDDIYVSPSQIRRFGLRKGDVVSGQIRPPKEGERYFALLRVSEIGFEDPKHSKNLVLFDNLTPLYPEEQLKLENGDKNYSARIIDLLAPIGKGQRGVIVAPPRTGKTIMLQTIANSINANHPEVDLIVLLIDERPEEVTDMQRTVKAEVVSSTFDEPPQRHVQVADMVIEKAKRLVERKRDVVILLDSITRLGRAYNAVTPSSGRVLSGGIDANALQRPKRFFGAARNIEEGGSLTIISTALIDTGSRMDEVIFEEFKGTGNMELYLDRHLSDKRVYPAIDINRSGTRKEELLLEEDVLNRVWILRKLLSPMNSIDSMEFLRGKMKNTKNNREFLDSMAR encoded by the coding sequence CTGAACCTGACCGAGCTCAAGCTCAAGTCCATGAAAGCTCTGACCGAGCTGGCCATGGAGTTCGGTGTCGAAAACCCAAGTACCATGCGTAAGCAGGAGTTGATTTTCTCCTTATTGCAGGAGTGTGCTTCCCAGGACGGACAGATTTTCGGAGAAGGCGTTCTGGAAATCCTGCCTGATGGCTTCGGATTCCTGCGCTCCCCCATGTATAGTTACATGGCCGGCCCCGACGATATCTATGTCTCACCTTCCCAAATTCGCCGTTTTGGTCTCCGCAAAGGAGACGTTGTCTCCGGCCAGATTCGACCACCCAAGGAAGGAGAACGGTATTTCGCTTTGCTCCGTGTTTCCGAAATCGGATTTGAAGACCCAAAACACTCCAAAAACCTCGTTCTTTTCGACAACCTGACTCCCCTCTACCCCGAAGAACAACTCAAATTGGAAAACGGGGACAAAAACTATTCTGCTCGCATCATCGACCTACTCGCTCCCATCGGTAAAGGGCAGCGCGGCGTCATCGTGGCCCCGCCCCGCACCGGTAAGACCATCATGCTCCAGACCATCGCCAATTCCATCAACGCCAACCATCCCGAGGTGGACCTCATCGTCCTGCTCATTGATGAGCGGCCCGAGGAAGTGACAGATATGCAGCGCACGGTCAAAGCCGAAGTGGTCAGCTCCACTTTCGACGAACCACCGCAGCGACACGTTCAGGTGGCTGACATGGTCATAGAAAAGGCTAAACGCCTGGTTGAGCGCAAACGCGACGTGGTTATCCTTCTGGATTCCATCACCCGCCTCGGACGCGCCTACAATGCCGTGACCCCCTCCAGCGGACGAGTTCTGTCCGGCGGCATTGACGCCAACGCCCTGCAACGCCCCAAACGATTCTTCGGCGCAGCTCGCAACATCGAAGAAGGCGGCTCGCTCACCATCATCTCCACAGCTCTTATCGATACCGGCTCCCGAATGGACGAAGTCATCTTCGAAGAATTCAAGGGTACCGGCAACATGGAACTCTATCTGGATCGCCATCTCTCCGACAAACGCGTCTACCCAGCAATTGACATCAACCGTTCCGGCACCCGCAAGGAAGAATTGCTGCTGGAGGAAGATGTCCTCAACCGCGTTTGGATTCTCAGAAAACTCCTTTCCCCCATGAACTCCATAGATTCAATGGAATTCCTGCGCGGAAAGATGAAAAACACCAAAAACAACCGAGAATTCCTGGACTCAATGGCCAGATAA
- a CDS encoding M48 family metalloprotease: MKRRLATLPAFFAALLVFLAPMVDAHANSLLGDKLTLRDENKMGREFDQVIRSHMNMVGDTYITDFVGEVVDRIVTGKRPMPFKVQSAVIANPIMNAFAIPGGFIYIFTGLIQEVTSESQLAGVISHELAHVSQRHVVNRIEKQKKIGLLSTVGVLTGLLLGIATGSGDGAKMGTALAMGSSGAATQAMLNYSRDDENEADHVGLNALVKAGYNPQGMPQMFEIMQKNKWFDSGSQMPAYLSTHPGTSDRITYLNDRIARMPKEFTLRKDDNTRLHRVQVLVRAHMSPANTALAYWNDKMAGGLTPMEIAGRGVALYRLKKMDEAEKAFETALSQDGNDPLISREAGIFYFKTGRADTAFALLQKATIQNSRDAIGLFYLARLQSEAKQYKQAIVNMQKVEKLVPEDWEVHHHLGMILGESGDNFGGNLHLAYAGVYSMDIRKATLHAQKASALATTDAQQEEVKRLKELIEERAKLKK; encoded by the coding sequence ATGAAACGACGACTAGCGACATTACCCGCATTTTTCGCGGCCCTCCTTGTTTTTCTCGCCCCCATGGTCGATGCCCATGCCAACTCTCTGTTGGGCGATAAATTGACCCTGCGCGATGAGAACAAGATGGGACGAGAATTCGATCAGGTCATCCGCAGCCACATGAACATGGTGGGCGATACCTATATCACTGATTTTGTAGGAGAAGTCGTTGATCGGATAGTAACCGGCAAACGACCTATGCCCTTCAAAGTCCAAAGCGCGGTTATCGCCAATCCTATCATGAACGCCTTCGCCATCCCCGGCGGTTTCATTTATATTTTTACCGGCCTCATTCAGGAAGTAACTTCCGAATCACAACTGGCCGGCGTTATCTCGCATGAGCTTGCTCACGTTTCCCAGCGCCATGTTGTCAACCGCATCGAGAAACAGAAAAAGATAGGTCTGCTTTCCACGGTCGGCGTACTGACAGGCCTGCTGCTCGGCATCGCCACAGGCAGTGGAGATGGGGCAAAGATGGGAACGGCCCTTGCCATGGGCAGCTCCGGTGCTGCCACCCAAGCAATGCTCAACTATTCGCGAGACGACGAAAACGAAGCTGACCATGTCGGGCTCAACGCTCTGGTCAAAGCTGGATACAACCCCCAAGGCATGCCTCAGATGTTCGAGATTATGCAGAAAAATAAGTGGTTTGACTCAGGTTCGCAGATGCCTGCCTACCTGTCCACTCACCCTGGAACCAGTGATCGTATCACCTATCTGAACGACCGCATTGCTCGCATGCCCAAGGAATTCACCCTGCGCAAGGACGATAATACGCGACTGCACAGGGTTCAAGTATTGGTCCGTGCTCATATGTCCCCTGCCAACACGGCTCTGGCGTATTGGAACGACAAGATGGCCGGAGGGCTCACCCCTATGGAAATAGCCGGACGAGGTGTGGCTCTCTACCGACTCAAGAAAATGGATGAAGCTGAAAAAGCATTTGAAACCGCACTCTCACAGGATGGTAATGATCCGCTCATATCCAGGGAAGCCGGGATTTTCTATTTCAAAACAGGACGGGCAGACACGGCATTCGCCCTGCTCCAAAAAGCTACAATACAAAATTCAAGGGACGCAATAGGTCTGTTCTACCTGGCCCGGCTCCAAAGCGAAGCCAAACAGTACAAGCAAGCTATCGTCAACATGCAGAAAGTCGAAAAGCTGGTTCCGGAAGACTGGGAAGTCCACCATCATCTCGGAATGATACTGGGCGAATCAGGGGATAACTTCGGTGGGAATCTGCACCTGGCGTATGCAGGTGTTTACTCCATGGATATACGCAAGGCCACACTGCACGCGCAGAAGGCATCGGCACTTGCAACCACCGATGCACAGCAGGAAGAGGTCAAGAGGCTCAAGGAACTCATTGAGGAACGAGCCAAACTCAAGAAATAG
- a CDS encoding bifunctional riboflavin kinase/FAD synthetase, which produces MIVARTIEELQDVVGGSCVTIGNFDGVHKGHQKLIELSCSRAKARGLTSVVVTFDPHPLRVLRSDKTPPFITLTEQKLELISQHGPQVCLLLEFTMEMAKLSPEDFVKKYLVDGLCMKEMIIGYDYHLGKARAGNFETLSKLGEKYDFTVDRLDPVSIDNAVVSSTRIRDLVQAGTVWPVRSLLGRFYQIKGEVVHGMNRGGKLLGFPTANLKLVDELFPKPGVYAVWVEVNKEVYMGVANIGKNPTFGNDVLSVEAHILDFSGDIYGADIRVHFVQRIRDEKKFNGIEELKDRIAKDVELGRQLLSQPEASIQLTRPNLGRTDG; this is translated from the coding sequence ATGATCGTCGCAAGGACCATAGAGGAACTTCAGGACGTCGTCGGTGGGTCATGCGTGACCATCGGAAATTTCGACGGCGTTCACAAAGGTCACCAAAAACTCATTGAACTTTCCTGCTCGCGAGCTAAAGCACGCGGCCTGACCAGTGTGGTCGTCACTTTTGATCCCCACCCTTTGCGGGTTCTGCGCAGCGACAAGACTCCGCCCTTCATTACACTGACAGAGCAGAAACTCGAGTTGATCTCACAACACGGCCCTCAGGTCTGCCTTCTTCTCGAATTCACCATGGAAATGGCCAAACTCTCGCCCGAAGATTTCGTCAAGAAATACCTTGTTGACGGGCTTTGCATGAAGGAAATGATCATCGGCTACGACTACCACCTGGGTAAAGCGCGAGCCGGGAATTTTGAAACCCTGTCGAAACTGGGTGAAAAGTACGACTTCACAGTGGATCGACTGGACCCGGTTTCCATAGACAACGCCGTGGTCAGTTCAACCCGTATCCGAGATTTGGTACAGGCCGGAACAGTCTGGCCCGTACGCTCACTCCTCGGTCGTTTTTATCAGATCAAGGGAGAGGTGGTGCATGGCATGAACCGGGGCGGCAAACTTCTCGGTTTCCCCACCGCCAACCTCAAACTCGTGGATGAGCTTTTCCCCAAACCCGGTGTCTACGCAGTCTGGGTCGAAGTGAACAAAGAAGTCTACATGGGCGTGGCGAACATCGGGAAAAACCCGACTTTCGGGAATGACGTCCTGTCTGTGGAAGCACACATTCTTGATTTTTCCGGTGACATCTACGGAGCTGACATTCGCGTCCATTTTGTCCAGCGAATCAGAGACGAGAAGAAGTTCAACGGAATAGAAGAACTGAAAGACCGCATAGCCAAAGATGTTGAGCTCGGTCGACAACTTCTGTCTCAGCCGGAAGCATCCATTCAACTGACCCGACCCAATCTGGGCCGTACCGACGGATAA